The Cognaticolwellia beringensis genome segment GCTCACAGGCATGCAATATCGGCTCTGGGTCTGGCTTTCGTTTAGTGAGCGTGTCACCACCCACCATTACTGCACAGTTAATAAATTCAGGGTAATGGGGTAACAGTATTTTTGTTAAGCCTTCTGGCTTATTTGTAATAATTCCCCAGGGTATTCCATTGGCCTCTAAGTGTTGTAGAAGCTCAGTTACGCCTGAATATAGGCGAGTATGCACGGCAATATTTTCTTGGTAGTAATCGAGAAATTGTTGACGTAAAACTTCATAGTCATAATTTTTAATATCATGACCAAAGCCAAGGTTAAGCAATCCTAATGCGCCGTCTGAAGCAACAGGACGGTAATCTTTAGCCGCTACAACAGGTTTATTATATCGTTGCAACACATGATTTAATGCCGCACCTAAATCATCAGCGGTATCTAATAATGTGCCGTCTAAATCAAAAAGTACGCTGGCAATTGGCTTTGTTGTTTGATTTTCGGTTGACATAATGTTGCTCTTTTTCGTTAGGTAATTTAAAGGAGGGGCCGCGTCGATATTGAATACTTTATATCAACGCGTTATTCGTTATAGTTGTAAATGTTAAACGCGTTGGCAACACAGGATATAGTTCACATCAAGCGATGAGGTCAACTTATGATTTTCAGTCAACGGGTTATAATGAATACCGGCGGCATCGATACATTTTAAATCGAACGACTCAGCCCACGCTATTAATGTAGATGGACGAATGAAGCTGTTGTGATCATGTGTGCCATTGGGTACGAGTTTGAATATTTTTTCGGCCGCTACAATGGCTAATAAGTAAGCTTTTAATGATTTATTTAGTGTTGAGAAAAAAACGAAACCACCAGGCTTAACCATTTGTGCACAGGCACTGACGATTGACTCAGGATCAGGCACATGTTCTAACATTTCCATACAAGTGACTACATCATAATGTTGTGCTTGCTGCTGCGCTTTCTCTTCGGCGGTAATTTTTTGATAATCAACGCTAACACCTGTTTCTAAAGCATGCAGTTTGGCAACATTTAAGGGCTCTTGCCCCATATCAATCCCGGTAACTTCTGCGCCAAGTTGTGCTAGGCTTTCGGCTAAAATACCGCCACCGCAACCCACATCGATTACTTTTTTAGCAAAGATATCGCCAACATGCTGACAAATAAACTGTCGGCGTAAAGGGTTAATTTGATGTAAGGGCTTAAAATCACCGTCAAGTTCCCACCATTGGCTGGCTACTTGTTCAAATTTAGCAATTTCGTCGGGATTAACATTTAAAGGGTTAGACATGGCTATTATCATTATTTGTCTTCTAATAACGGCGATTCTAAACCAATAATTACTGTACGCCTAGTGTCAAAATTGATTCATTTAAATTTAAGTTAAAATGCTAGTCGGTTTATTTATAGCGCGAAATTATTGTATTAATAGTTTATCGAGATAGCTGCTAAACCGAGTTAAATAAGTTATGACGATGAGAAAACAAACGCTTTAGCATGACATGTGCTCAAAATGCGAACAGCGCGCATTAATTAAGCATTTTTTTAGCAAACATTGTCTAATAAATACCATAAAAATCAGATCTGTATTGTGAATAAAGTTAATATCTCGCATTTACTTGAAACTTTACGTTTTTAACGGCAGAATTAAGCAAAACAAAGCGGTAGGGCATGACAAATATTTATGCTAGTATGCTGTGTTAATTAAAAATAATAATTTCGAAATTTTCTGAATTAGATTTACGTTAAGGGATACCATCAATTTATGACCGATTTGGCGAATAATATTGCTCCTGTCAATATTGAGGATGAGCTAAAAAGCTCCTATTTAGATTACGCAATGAGTGTAATCGTAGGTCGTGCATTACCAGATGTGCGTGATGGCTTAAAGCCAGTGCATCGTCGCGTACTTTTTGCGATGAACGTGTTAGGCAACGATTTCAACAAGCCGTACAAAAAGTCTGCACGTGTTGTTGGTGATGTTATCGGTAAGTATCACCCACATGGTGATACCGCTGTTTATGACACAATTGTTCGTATGGCGCAGGATTTTTCATTACGCTATATGCTTGTAGATGGCCAAGGTAACTTCGGTTCTGTTGATGGTGATTCAGCGGCTGCAATGCGTTATACCGAAATTAGAATGTCGAAAATTGCACATTCTATTTTGGCTGATTTAGATAAAGAAACGGTTGATTACGTTGCCAACTACGACGGCACGGAAATGATACCAGCCGTTATGCCAACGCGCATTCCTAACTTACTGGTTAATGGTACTTCAGGTATCGCGGTAGGTATGGCAACAAATATTCCGCCTCATAACCTCACTGAAGTTATCAATGGTTGTTTAGCTGTTATTGAAAATAGCGATATCACTTTTGAAGAATTATTAGAGTTTATACCAGGACCTGATTTCCCAACTGCGGGTATTATCAGTGGTCGAGCGGGTATTCAAGAAGCTTACCTTACCGGTCGTGGTAAAATTAAGATTCGTGCTAGAGCTAGAATCGAAGTCGATGAAAAATCGGGTAAAGAAACGATTGTTGTGTTCGAATTACCTTATCAAGTTAACAAGGCTCGTTTGATTGAGAAAATGGCTGACTTGGTAAAAGAAAAACGCTTAGAAGGTATTTCTGCCTTACGTGATGAGTCTGATAAAGACGGTATGCGTATGGTAATCGAAGTGAAACGTGGTGAAGTAGGCGAAGTTATTTTAAATAACTTATATAAGCTTACTCAAATGCAAGTTTCATTTGGTTTGAATATGGTGGCATTGACCAACGGTCAGCCTAAATTATTCAACTTACGAGAAATGCTCGATGCCTTTATTTTACATCGTCGTGAAGTTGTAACACGTAGAACCATCTTTGAATTGCGCAAAGCACGTGAACGCGCACATTTACTTGAAGGTTTGTCGATTGCACTTTCTAACATTGACCCAATAATTGCTCTCATTAAGAACTCACCGACACCTAGTGAAGCAAAAGAGCAATTATTAGCACAGGGCTGGGACTTAGGTCTTGTTTCTGACATGTTAGCTGCTGCGGGTGACGACGCTGCACGCCCTGAATGGGTTGAAGAAGAATTTGGTATTCGTGATGGTCTGTATTTCTTAACGCCACCACAAGCACAAGCCATTCTAGACTTACGCTTACATAAGTTAACGGGTCTAGAACACGAAAAAATTATCAGTGAATATAAAGCCTTATTAGATGTGATTGCAGAATTACTTTATATTTTGGCAACGCCTTCTCGATTAATGGAAGTTATTCGTGAAGAGCTTGAAGCGATTCGTGATGAGTTTGGTGATGAGCGTCGTACTGAAATTACTAATGCTTCACATGACTTATCGATGGAAGACTTGATCACTGAAGAAGACGTGGTGGTTACGCTTTCACATGAAGGTTATGTTAAGTATCAAATATTAAGCGATTACCAAGCGCAACGTCGCGGTGGTAAAGGTAAAGCAGCAACTAAGATGAAAGAAGAAGATTTCATTGAACGTTTATTGATTGCTAATACCCATGATACTATTTTATGTTTCTCAGATCGCGGTAAGCTTTACTGGTTGAAGGTATTCCAATTACCATTAGCAAGTCGTACAGCACGTGGTCGTCCAATTGTGAATATTCTGCCGCTTGAAGAAGGCGAGCGTATTACAGCAATTCTGCCAGTACGTGAATATGCAGAAGATAAATTTATTATCATGGCTACTGCCTCTGGTACCGTGAAGAAAACTGCGTTGACAGCATATAAAAACCAACGTGCCAACGGTATTATTGCTTTGAACTTACGTGATGACGATACCTTAATTGGTGTTGATATTACCGATGGTGAGAATGATATTATGTTGTTCTCTGACGCGGGTAAAGTTGTACGCTTTAACGAGAAAAAACGTGACAGCGAAACCGGTGAGATAAAGGTTGATCCTGAAACTGGCGAACAACTATGGGCATTAAAACCTATTGGTCGTACTGGTACAGGTGTTCGTGGTATTAAGTTAGAGGGCGATCAAAAAGTTGTGTCTTTAATTGTACCGAAAAACGATGGCCCGATATTGACCATTACTGAAAATGGCTATGGTAAGCGTACTGCTTTGGAAGAATACCCTGCGAAAAGTCGAGCGACTAAAGGTGTTGTTTCAATTAAAGTCAGTGAGCGTAACGGCCCAGTAGTTGGCGCAGTACAAGTTGAAGAACAAGACGAAATAATGTTGATCACAGACAACGGTACATTAGTGCGTACCCGTGTTGGTGAAGTCAGTGTTATTGGTCGTAATACTCAAGGTGTTCGTATTATTCGTACGATTGAAGGCGAACATGTTGTTGCCTTACAACGTATCGATGAAATAGAAGAAGTTGAAGTATTTGAAGAAGATGAGAATGGCGAGCCAGTGCCAACACTTGCAGCAGTTGAGGGTGAACAAGTAGATACACCTGAAACTGATGAGAGTGAAGGCGATGACACTCCACTCGATAATGACGATACTCAAGAGTAACCGTCGTTAACTTAAAAAAAGGCGGTTATAACCGCCTTTTTTTATGCGTAAAATTTATCAATTCATTTTATATAAGTTAAAAATGGTTATATCAAAGTTGATTTATGAATTGATGCTGTGTACCAAATAGGTATGCTAGTAGCCGTGAAATTTAAGTGAATTTTTACAGAGGGTATTACAGCCGTAATTCCCAGAGATAATAGAATGACTTGTTAATAATGTGACCTATGAAACTATTTTCAATTTAACAAGTTAAATAAAGAAGGGTGTAGTGTTAGATGTCTAGTGTTTACAATTTTTGCGCAGGTCCAGCCATGTTACCTGTTGATGTAATGAAAAAAGCACAAAGTGAATTTTTAAATTTTGCCGGAACTGGTAGCTCTGTGATGGAACTGAGTCATAGAAGTAAAGAATTTATTGCTGTGGCTGAAAACGCTGAAGCAAATCTGCGTAAGCTGATGACTATTCCTGAAAATTATAAAGTGTTATTTTGTCATGGTGGGGGGCGCGGTCAGTTTTCTGCTGTAGCTTTAAACTTGCTGGGTGAAACAAAATACGCGGATTATATCGTCACAGGAGCTTGGTCTAAATCTGCTGCCGAAGAAGCTAGTCATTACGGCAATATAAATATTATCAATGTAATGGACAATATCGACGGCACCCAACGAGTTAAACCAAGTATCGAGTGGCCAATTAGCCAAAACGCAGCTTATGTGCACTATTGTCCTAATGAAACCGTAGATGGTATCGAGATATTCGACGTGCCAAATACTGGTGATATCCCATTAATTGCTGACATGTCATCAACTATTCTATCTCGTGAATTTGATGTCAGAAAATTTGGTTTGATTTACGCAGGAGCCCAAAAAAATATTGGTCCGTCAGGTTTAACTTTAGTTATCGTGCGCGAAGACCTGCTGGGCAATGCTCATATAGATACACCATCAATTATGAATTATCAGGTGCTGGCAGAAAATGGCTCAATGTATAATACCCCACCTACCTATGCGTGGTATTTAGCAGGGCTAGTGTTCGACTGGTTACTCGCTAAAGGTGGTGTTAGTGCTATAGCGGATATTAATCAGCAAAAAGCTCAGTTGCTTTATCAATATATTGATCAAAGTACTTTTTATAAGAACACTATAGCACCAGAAAATAGAAGCTTGATGAATATACCTTTTTGGTTAATCGATGACAGTTTGTCTGCTGATTTTGTTAAGCAGGCTGAAGCTCAAGGCTTAACAGCGCTTAAAGGTCATCGTATGGTGGGCGGAATGCGCGCGAGTATCTATAACGCGATGCCGATAGAGGGCGTACAAGCGTTGATAGATTTTATGAAAAAATTTGCAGCAGAGGCTAAATAACATGGAGCAACTAACCTTAAATCCAATCGCTAAAATAAATGGTGAAGTATTTCTACCGGGTTCAAAGAGCTTGTCTAATCGTGCATTGCTAATAGCAGCGCTTGCAAATGGTGAAACTAAAATCACTAATCTGCTCGTCAGTGATGACATCAACTATATGTTAGGTGCATTAAAAACCTTGGGTATTCAATATACTTTAAGTGATTGTGGCACAGAGTGTACCGTTACTGGCAACAACGGCTTTTTTAATGCCAATGAATCGTTAGAGTTATACCTAGGCAATGCCGGTACCGCGATGCGTCCGTTATGTGCTGCACTTGCTGCGAGTAAAGGCGACTTTGTTTTAACCGGTGAGCCAAGAATGAAAGAAAGACCCATTGGTCACTTGGTAGATGCATTAGCTCAGCTCAATGCCGATATTGAATATTTGGAAAACAAAGACTTTCCACCCGTCAAAATTAAGGGCAAAGAGCTAACCGGCAGTACAGTCAGTATTGATGGTTCAATTTCAAGTCAGTTTTTAACCGCGATTTTGATGGTGTCACCATTACTAAAAACTGATACTAACATCAATATTGAAGGTGAATTAGTCTCAAAGCCTTACATTGATATAACGCTAGATATTATGGCTAGGTTTGGCGTAACAGTACAAAACAACGATTATCAGTCGTTTACCGTAAAAGGTAATCAGTCTTATCAAGCGGTTGAAAAATATATGGTAGAAGGTGATGCATCATCAGCATCATATTTCTTAGCGGCTGGTGCAATTAAAGGCGGTGAGATTACGGTACACGGCGTAGGTAAATTAAGTGTTCAAGGCGATAAACATTTTGCTGATGTGCTTGAAAAAATGGGTGCAGAAGTTATTTGGAACGATGAGTCAATAACCGTTATTGGTAAACCGCTTACTGCGGTGGATATGGATATGAACCATATACCTGATGCGGCGATGACCATTGCGACAACGGCACTCTTCGCCAAAGGCACCACCACGATTCGAAATATCTACAATTGGCGTGTAAAAGAAACCGACCGCTTAACCGCAATGGCAACGGAGTTAAGAAAAGTAGGCGCTGAAGTAGTAGAAGGTGAAGACTATATTTCGATAACACCACCTGCAGTTTTGAAACATGCAAACATTGATACTTATAATGATCACCGAGTTGCCATGTGTTTTTCACTTGTCGCATTAAGTGATACACCAGTAACGATTAATGATCCAAAGTGTACGGCTAAAACATTTCCTGACTATTTTGAAAAGTTATCGACGGT includes the following:
- a CDS encoding HAD family hydrolase → MSTENQTTKPIASVLFDLDGTLLDTADDLGAALNHVLQRYNKPVVAAKDYRPVASDGALGLLNLGFGHDIKNYDYEVLRQQFLDYYQENIAVHTRLYSGVTELLQHLEANGIPWGIITNKPEGLTKILLPHYPEFINCAVMVGGDTLTKRKPDPEPILHACELINVNNQHCYYVGDALRDIQAGNSALMKTFVANWGYILADEDCLTWQADHIIDTPTDLLAFIK
- the ubiG gene encoding bifunctional 2-polyprenyl-6-hydroxyphenol methylase/3-demethylubiquinol 3-O-methyltransferase UbiG; translated protein: MSNPLNVNPDEIAKFEQVASQWWELDGDFKPLHQINPLRRQFICQHVGDIFAKKVIDVGCGGGILAESLAQLGAEVTGIDMGQEPLNVAKLHALETGVSVDYQKITAEEKAQQQAQHYDVVTCMEMLEHVPDPESIVSACAQMVKPGGFVFFSTLNKSLKAYLLAIVAAEKIFKLVPNGTHDHNSFIRPSTLIAWAESFDLKCIDAAGIHYNPLTENHKLTSSLDVNYILCCQRV
- the gyrA gene encoding DNA topoisomerase (ATP-hydrolyzing) subunit A, whose product is MTDLANNIAPVNIEDELKSSYLDYAMSVIVGRALPDVRDGLKPVHRRVLFAMNVLGNDFNKPYKKSARVVGDVIGKYHPHGDTAVYDTIVRMAQDFSLRYMLVDGQGNFGSVDGDSAAAMRYTEIRMSKIAHSILADLDKETVDYVANYDGTEMIPAVMPTRIPNLLVNGTSGIAVGMATNIPPHNLTEVINGCLAVIENSDITFEELLEFIPGPDFPTAGIISGRAGIQEAYLTGRGKIKIRARARIEVDEKSGKETIVVFELPYQVNKARLIEKMADLVKEKRLEGISALRDESDKDGMRMVIEVKRGEVGEVILNNLYKLTQMQVSFGLNMVALTNGQPKLFNLREMLDAFILHRREVVTRRTIFELRKARERAHLLEGLSIALSNIDPIIALIKNSPTPSEAKEQLLAQGWDLGLVSDMLAAAGDDAARPEWVEEEFGIRDGLYFLTPPQAQAILDLRLHKLTGLEHEKIISEYKALLDVIAELLYILATPSRLMEVIREELEAIRDEFGDERRTEITNASHDLSMEDLITEEDVVVTLSHEGYVKYQILSDYQAQRRGGKGKAATKMKEEDFIERLLIANTHDTILCFSDRGKLYWLKVFQLPLASRTARGRPIVNILPLEEGERITAILPVREYAEDKFIIMATASGTVKKTALTAYKNQRANGIIALNLRDDDTLIGVDITDGENDIMLFSDAGKVVRFNEKKRDSETGEIKVDPETGEQLWALKPIGRTGTGVRGIKLEGDQKVVSLIVPKNDGPILTITENGYGKRTALEEYPAKSRATKGVVSIKVSERNGPVVGAVQVEEQDEIMLITDNGTLVRTRVGEVSVIGRNTQGVRIIRTIEGEHVVALQRIDEIEEVEVFEEDENGEPVPTLAAVEGEQVDTPETDESEGDDTPLDNDDTQE
- the serC gene encoding 3-phosphoserine/phosphohydroxythreonine transaminase — translated: MSSVYNFCAGPAMLPVDVMKKAQSEFLNFAGTGSSVMELSHRSKEFIAVAENAEANLRKLMTIPENYKVLFCHGGGRGQFSAVALNLLGETKYADYIVTGAWSKSAAEEASHYGNINIINVMDNIDGTQRVKPSIEWPISQNAAYVHYCPNETVDGIEIFDVPNTGDIPLIADMSSTILSREFDVRKFGLIYAGAQKNIGPSGLTLVIVREDLLGNAHIDTPSIMNYQVLAENGSMYNTPPTYAWYLAGLVFDWLLAKGGVSAIADINQQKAQLLYQYIDQSTFYKNTIAPENRSLMNIPFWLIDDSLSADFVKQAEAQGLTALKGHRMVGGMRASIYNAMPIEGVQALIDFMKKFAAEAK
- the aroA gene encoding 3-phosphoshikimate 1-carboxyvinyltransferase — encoded protein: MEQLTLNPIAKINGEVFLPGSKSLSNRALLIAALANGETKITNLLVSDDINYMLGALKTLGIQYTLSDCGTECTVTGNNGFFNANESLELYLGNAGTAMRPLCAALAASKGDFVLTGEPRMKERPIGHLVDALAQLNADIEYLENKDFPPVKIKGKELTGSTVSIDGSISSQFLTAILMVSPLLKTDTNINIEGELVSKPYIDITLDIMARFGVTVQNNDYQSFTVKGNQSYQAVEKYMVEGDASSASYFLAAGAIKGGEITVHGVGKLSVQGDKHFADVLEKMGAEVIWNDESITVIGKPLTAVDMDMNHIPDAAMTIATTALFAKGTTTIRNIYNWRVKETDRLTAMATELRKVGAEVVEGEDYISITPPAVLKHANIDTYNDHRVAMCFSLVALSDTPVTINDPKCTAKTFPDYFEKLSTVSLFK